CCGGCCGTCCCGCGAGGTGTGCCTCAATTACCTGCTTTCCCGGCCCGAAGACGGTGACGCCCCGCACATGCTGCGGCGGCTGGCCGTCGGCGTTGGATACTGGGAGAGGAGCTTCCGCTCGGGACACCTGTTTCTCTCGCGGCCCATCCAGCGCATGTTCGGCTACGCCGACATGCCCGAACCCATCGACCGCGAGATGTTGTTGGAAAGAATCCATCCCGATGATCGGGGCTTCGTGCGGCAATGGGTGCCGAAACTCCTGGCCGGGGAGGGCCCCATCAACAGCCTGTTTCGATTCTCCTCCCGCCGGGACTCCGGCGTCGAGCCCTGGCCGCGCCTGGCCCTGGCCCTGGCCGACCTGGAGACCGATCCGGACGGGCGGCCTCTGGCCGCCTGTGGAGCCCTCATCGAAATCACGGAACTCTTCGCGGAAACCGACGGAGGGGACCCCCCTCTAGAATAGTGAGCCGGGGCGACCAACAGGAGAAAAAATGTGCCGAGAACGATGTGATTCCTGTCCGCATTTCCCGCTCTGCAAGGGCTGCCCGTTCCGGTCCCTGGCCGCGAACCTGGACAACGACACCACCCGGGCCATGCTTTCGGCCTACTGTCTGAATCCCGAGGGCAGCGCCCAGTGTGTGCGCCGACTGGTCATGCGCTTCCACAATCTGGTCCTGCCCGCGGACATCATGCCCGACGGACGCTCCTGTTTCGGAGCCTGAGCGGCCTCAGAGCGCCCCTTCCAGGCGCAGCAGGAATTCCTTCATGGCCAGTCCGGCCGGATTGCTGAACCCGGTGAGGGCGCCGCGCGCGCCGAGCACCCGGTGACAGGGCAGGATCAGGGGCCAACGGTTGGCGGCCATGGCCCGCCCCACGGCTCGGGCCGCGCCGGGTCTGCCGCAGAGCCGGGCCAGCTCCCCATAGCTCACGACCATGCCCTGGGGCGCCTCGCGGGCCAGGGTCAGCAACGCCTCGCGGGTGAACCGACTCACCCGCTCCAAGGCCAGAGGCAGCTCGGGCCAGCGCACGACCTCGCCGCCCACATAGAGCTCCAAGGCCCGACCCACGGCCCGGGCGGCCTCCGACGGCTCCGGCGTGGCCGTGAGCCCCTCGGACCAGCGCAGGCCGATCTCCGAGACCCGGCCGTCCTCCCACTCCAACGCCAGGGCCAGCGGCCCGGCGACGACACACTCAGGCATGACGTCCTCCCGTTTCGCGCGTGTCGACGGCGAAGCCCCGCGCCGCCAGTCCGCCCCGGATCGCGGCCAGAACCCCGGCCTTGTCCGAGGCCCAGGCCGGGGCCAGCAGTTCGCCCGGAGCCGGGTCGGCGCAGAGCCGCTGGACCACGATGTCCGGCCGCAGCCGGTCCACGGCCTCGGCGACCCAAGCCGCGTACTCCTCCAGGGCCGGAGGCTCGTATTCCCCGGCCTCCCAGTCCTTGGCCAGCTCCGTGCCCTTGAGGACCAGGGTGTTGTGCAGCTTGATTCCGGCCACCGGCAGGGCGTTGAGGAAATCCACTCCCGCGAGGAAGGCCTCCCGGCCCTCGCCGGGCAACCCGGCCATGAGGTGGCCGCAGACCAGGAGTCCGGCCGAGGCCGCCGCCGCGGTCGCCCGGGCGAAGCAGGCCGGGTCGTGCCCCCGGTTGATGCGCGTGAGCGTGGCCGGGTCGGCGGATTGCAGGCCCAGATCCACCTGGATCCAGGGCAGTCCCAGACCGGCCAGCAGGGCGATCTTTCCGCCGTCCAGGCAGTCCGGCCGGGTGCCGACGCAGATCCCGGCCAAGCCAGGCAGGCCGCGCAATTCATCCAGGACGGCGGCCAGCCGCTCCGGCGGCCCGTAGGTGTTGGAAAAGGATTGCAGGTAGGCCAGGAAGCGATCGGCCCCGCGCGATTTGGCCAGGCGGTCGCGCCAGAGATCCCACTGGGCCCGCAGGGACA
This is a stretch of genomic DNA from Desulfovibrio aminophilus DSM 12254. It encodes these proteins:
- a CDS encoding helix-turn-helix domain-containing protein, with protein sequence MSEFCLKVLFGQRVRTLREERGLTQAQLAERIAVTEQYVGMIERGLSSPSFGVIQKLCLALGVNPAELFRPSREVCLNYLLSRPEDGDAPHMLRRLAVGVGYWERSFRSGHLFLSRPIQRMFGYADMPEPIDREMLLERIHPDDRGFVRQWVPKLLAGEGPINSLFRFSSRRDSGVEPWPRLALALADLETDPDGRPLAACGALIEITELFAETDGGDPPLE
- a CDS encoding methylated-DNA--[protein]-cysteine S-methyltransferase, producing the protein MPECVVAGPLALALEWEDGRVSEIGLRWSEGLTATPEPSEAARAVGRALELYVGGEVVRWPELPLALERVSRFTREALLTLAREAPQGMVVSYGELARLCGRPGAARAVGRAMAANRWPLILPCHRVLGARGALTGFSNPAGLAMKEFLLRLEGAL
- a CDS encoding TIGR01212 family radical SAM protein (This family includes YhcC from E. coli K-12, an uncharacterized radical SAM protein.); translation: MRRFPTLSEALRRVFGRKVWKIPLDAGFSCPNRDGSRSRRGCSFCNERGSGTGLAASGLSLRAQWDLWRDRLAKSRGADRFLAYLQSFSNTYGPPERLAAVLDELRGLPGLAGICVGTRPDCLDGGKIALLAGLGLPWIQVDLGLQSADPATLTRINRGHDPACFARATAAAASAGLLVCGHLMAGLPGEGREAFLAGVDFLNALPVAGIKLHNTLVLKGTELAKDWEAGEYEPPALEEYAAWVAEAVDRLRPDIVVQRLCADPAPGELLAPAWASDKAGVLAAIRGGLAARGFAVDTRETGGRHA